ACGTCAGCCACGAGTCGGACTACCTGTCCACCGACGAGCATGAAGACCCCCACCGCGGCATCGACCTGTCCACCGCCCATCCGGTCTGCACCCAACGCCACGTCAAGCTCTACCGCGAGGGTCTGGAGCGCCTGGCACGGGAGGGCCGCGACGACTTCATCACCTCCTTCCACCCGACCCAGGGCCTGACCCAGCACCGCGAAGTGGTCTGCACCTGGCTGGCGCAGCAGAAGATGCCGGCCAACCCCGACCACATGCTGTTCTGCAACGGCGCCGCCCATGCCCTGACCATCGCCATGGCCACCGTGCTCAAGCCCGGCGACACGGTGCTGTGCGAGCGGGAGACCTGCATGCTGCTGCTGGCCCTGGCGCAGACCCTGCATTTCAACCTCAAGGGGCTGGCCACCGACGATCAGGGCCTGCTGCCCGACGCACTGGAGGCGGCCTGCAAGCAGGGCGGCGCGCGGGTGCTGTTCTGCACCCCGACCATGAACAACCCGACCAGCGACACCATGGGCCTGGAGCGCCGCCAGGCGATCGCCGAGCTGGCGCGGCGCTACGACCTGACGGTGGTGGAGGACGACGTCTACGGCGCCCTGCAGCCGGACCGCCACCCGCCGCTGTCGGCGCTGATCCCGGAGCGCAGCTTCTACGCCACCAGCCTGACCAAGGTCACCCTGCCGGGCATGCGCGCCGGCTACCTGATCACCCCGCCACACCTGGTGCAGCAAGCCATCGGCCGCCTGCGCAGCACCACCTGGATGGCCACCCTGATGCCGTTCGAGATCGCCAGCTGGTGGATGCAGGACGGTACCCTGGAGCGCATGGTCGCCTTCCAGCAGCAGGAGTTCGCGGCGCGCCAGCAGCTCGCCCGCCAGTTGCTCGACGCCTGCCGCTTCAGGGCCCATCCCAATGGCATGCACATCTGGGCCGAGTTGCCGGCGCACTGGCAGCCGGAGAAGTTCGCCCGCCGCGCGCGCCAGGAAGGGGTGATGATCTTCCCCGCCGAGCCCTTCCTGGCCACCCCCGACCGCAGCAACCAGCACGTGCGCATCAGCCTGGGCGCCGAACAGAGTCGCTCGCGCCTGCAGGCCGGGCTGGCTACGCTCAATGGGCTGTTCGGCGAAACCCCGCCGCCCATGCATTTCGTGTTCTAAAACAGGGAAAAATCATTACACACGCCCCAACATGGAACAAATGTACTGATCCAAATATTTAATTGACATGGTTTTTTGCCAGGGATAAGGTCTGGCTTCCACAACAAGAACAGCGTCCGCCGATTAGACGACGGACCGGAGGTGGCTATGTCTTGGTTGCACAAGTTGGATTGGCTGCTGGAAAAGCTCGAGGCCTTCATCCTCGCCAGCGCCATCCTGCTGATGGCCGTGAACTCGGTCGGCAATGTGTTCGGCCGTTACCTGTTCAACCAGAGCATCTACTTCTCCGAGGAGCTCAACCAGTTCCTCATCATCTTCGTCACCTTCGTCGGTTGCAGCTACGCCGCCCGGCAGAACCGCCACATCAGCATGAGCGCCTTCATCGAGCACCTGACCGGCAAGCCCGCGGCCGCCAGCCTGCTGCTGATCAACCTGCTCACCGCCGCGCTGATGCTCTGGCTGACCTGGGCGGCGATCGGCTACGTGGAGTCGGCCGCCCGCGTCGGCCGCTCCTCCTCGGCGCTGCAGATGCCGCTGCACTACGTCTACCTGGTGATTCCCCTGGGTCTGGGCATGACCGGCCTGCAGTTCCTGCGCCACGCCTTCACCCAGCTGCTGGTCCTACTCGGCCGCCGCGAGGCGCCGCCCCGCCACGTCGACGCCCCTCTTCCGCCGCAACCCTGAGTCCTTGCCGCCATGGATATGACCACCGCCCTGCTGCTCATCATGCTGGTCCTGCTGCTGGCAGGCTTCCCGATGATGACCACGCTGCTGGCCGCTGCCGCCGCCGGCTTCATGTTCTTCTTCACCATGGGCCCGGAGTTCATCGTTCAGCAGATGATCGCCGGCATCCGCCCCGCCGCCCTGGTGGCGGTGCCGATGTTCATCCTCGCCGCCGACATCATCACCCGCGGCGCCACCGCCAATCGCCTGCTGGACGTGGCCATGGCCTTCGTCGGCCACGTGCGCGGCGGCATGGCGGTGACCACGGCCCTGAGCTGCGCGCTGTTCGGCGCCCTGTCCGGCTCGACCCAGGCCACCGTGGTGGGAGTCGGCAGCATCATGCGGCCGAAGATGCTGCAACAGGGCTACAAGGACAGCTTCGCCATGTCGCTGATCATCAACGCCTCGGACATCGCCCTGCTGATTCCACCGAGCATCGGCATGATCATCTACGGCGTGGTGTCCGGCACCTCGGTGGCGGAGCTGTTCATCGCCGGCATCGGTCCGGGCCTGCTGCTGATGACCCTGCTGGCCGGCTACTGCTACGTCTATGCGCGGATCACCGGCATTCCCAAGGCGGAGAAATTCAGCTGGATGGAACGCCTGGTCACCTGCCGCCGCGCCATCCTGCCGCTGCTGCTGCCGGTGATGACCATCGGCGGCATCTACACCGGAGTGTTCAGCCCCACCGAGGCGGCCGCGGTGTCGGTGCTCTATGCCCTGGTCCTGGAAATGCTGATCTACCGTCGGGTCAAGTTCAGCGAGCTGTCGTCGATCGCCCTGTCCACCGGGCTGATCACCGCCGTGGTGTTCATCCTGGTGGCGGCCGGCTCGGCCTTCTCCTGGGTGATCTCGTTTGCCCAGATCCCGCAGCAGATCCTCAGCGGCATCGGCATCATGAGCGCCTCGCCGACCGAGTTGCTGATCATCATCTCGATCGCCTTCTTCATCGGCTGCATGTTCGTCGACCCGATCGTGGTGATGCTGATCCTGGTGCCGATCTTCGCCCCGGCGGTGCGCCTGTCCGGGCTCGATCCGGTGCTGGTCGGCACCATTATCACCCTGCAGGCGGCCATCGGCTCGGCGACGCCGCCATTCGGCTGCGACATCTTCACCGCCATCGCCGTGTTCCGTCGCCCCTACGTCGACGTGGTGCGCGGCAGCCTGCCGTTCTTCCTCATCCTGCTGCTGATGTCGGTGCTGCTGATCATGTTCCCGCCGATCACCCTGTTCCTGCGCGACCTGGCGTTCCGCTAGCGCAGCGGCTTGCCGGCCAACAAAAAATCCCGCTGCCAGCTCGACGTCGATCGAGCTGGCAGCGGGATTTTTTCATTCGCCACCGACGGCGAAGTTGGGCAGGCTGTCGACCGGCTGGGTGAAGCTGAAGGGGATTGATTCCAGGGCCAGGCCGACGTTGCGCTGCACCACGAAGTGCAGATGCGGGCCGGTGCTGTTGCCGGTGTTGCCGGAGCGCGCGATCTGCTGGCCGGCCTTCACCCGGAGGCCTTCCTGGACCCTTACCGAACCCTTCATCAGGTGCAGGTAGACGCCCATGGTGCCGTCGTCGTGGAGGATGCGCACGTAGTTGCCGGAGGGGTTGTTGCCCCGTCCGCTCTGCTGGTTCTCGGTCTTCACCACCACGCCGCTGCGCGCCGCCACTATGGGCGTGCCCTCGGGCATGGCGATGTCCAGGGCATAGCGGCCCTTGGGCGTGAAGTGGCTGTACTTGCCATTGGCGCCCTGACTCAGGCGGAACGGCCCGCCGCGCCAGGGCAGTGGATAACGCTGCTCGGTCGGCACCAGTCGCGGGTCGCCGAGGGCGTAGCGCAGCTTCGGCGTGTAGCGCAGCGGCTGTTCGGCATCGCGCGGGGCCAGGGTGGCCAGGCGAATCTTGCTGCGCGGCGGCAAAACCCAGGTGATCGGCTGATCCGGGGCGCCGACGGCATTGTCGACATCCACCAGCTTCAGTTCGATCTGCACCGGCGCGTACAGGTCGTTGCGCACCTGCAACGTCTCACCGGCGGCGTGCTTGCGGGTTTCCAGCTTCACCTGGTTGTCCAGGCGCTCGACCATGCGATCGCGGAACACGAACACCTGGGCGCCCGGTGCGGCCTGGTCGGAATAGGTCACCACACCGTTGGCATCGGTGTACTTGTAGATGGTCAAGGCCGCAACCTGGCCGGCTGCGGACAATAGACTGCAGAGTAGTATCAGACGCCCTAGCATATCGACTCGGATCTTATGGCTTTTTGATATCCGGTCCCCGAAGACTAGCAGCCCCCCGAGCGTGGCGCGAGGCGCCGCACCCGGGGTTGTGAGCCAGCTCGCGTCGCCGGACCGCGGCGCGACCAGCGGTACAGCGCGGCCGGCAACTCAGGCGCCGGGGCTGAAATGCTTCTGCGCGGTGCCGCGGGCGATCAACCGCGACAAATAGTCGAGCTTCTGCGGGTCGCGGTCGACGAAACGCAGGGTCAGCTGCAGCCACTCGCTGTCGGGCTTCGGTTCGAAGGCGGCGACGGCATGCAGGTAGCCGTTGAGCCGGGCCACTTCACCGCCCTCGCCCTGCTCCAGATCCAGTACCGCGCTTTCCAGCACCTGGGGCAGCGATTCGCCGCGTTTGACCACCAGCAGCGCCTCCTTGAGACTCAGCGCCTTGATCACGCAGGCCGTGGTGCCGCCCGGCAGGCGCAGTTGCCCCTGACCACGCCCGGCGGTGATTGCCCGCGCCGCCGGTTTCGGCGCCAACGGCTGCACGCCGGCAGCGGGCTTCGCCGGATCACCGTCGTCGCTCTTGATCACTTCCGCCTTGCCGCCGGTCAGGGCGGCCAGGGAGTCATTGGCAAAGCCGGTGGCCAGGGCCTTGGGCCCCTGAGACTGGAGCGCCTGCAGCTTGCCGGTGCGGCTCAGGGCCTTCCTCACCTTGGTGACCAGCTGCTCGTTGGAGAAGGGTTTGCCGATGAAGTCCGAGACCCCGGCCTGGATCGCCTGCACCACGTTTTCCTTGTCACCGCGGCTGGTCACCATGATGAAGGGGATGCCCTTCAGGACCTCCTCCTCGCGACACCAGCTGAGCAGTTCGAGGCCCGACATCTCGGGCATCTCCCAGTCGCAGAGGATCAGGTCGATGGCGACCCGGCCAAGCAGCTGCTGGGCCTTGCGCCCGTTGATGGCTTCGTGGATCTGCACGCCCGGAAAGTGGTCGCGCAGCCCCTTCTTCACCAAATCGCGGATGAAGGTCGCGTCGTCCACCACCAGCACGTTGACTCTACT
The genomic region above belongs to Pseudomonas benzenivorans and contains:
- a CDS encoding MocR-like ectoine utilization transcription factor EhuR codes for the protein MTIDLKPFIRSGQPKYLAIGNALTEAINSGALLPGSKLPTHRELAETLGVSVQTVSNAYAHAEKQGAIYAQVGSGTFVRSRHVSHESDYLSTDEHEDPHRGIDLSTAHPVCTQRHVKLYREGLERLAREGRDDFITSFHPTQGLTQHREVVCTWLAQQKMPANPDHMLFCNGAAHALTIAMATVLKPGDTVLCERETCMLLLALAQTLHFNLKGLATDDQGLLPDALEAACKQGGARVLFCTPTMNNPTSDTMGLERRQAIAELARRYDLTVVEDDVYGALQPDRHPPLSALIPERSFYATSLTKVTLPGMRAGYLITPPHLVQQAIGRLRSTTWMATLMPFEIASWWMQDGTLERMVAFQQQEFAARQQLARQLLDACRFRAHPNGMHIWAELPAHWQPEKFARRARQEGVMIFPAEPFLATPDRSNQHVRISLGAEQSRSRLQAGLATLNGLFGETPPPMHFVF
- a CDS encoding TRAP transporter small permease, which gives rise to MSWLHKLDWLLEKLEAFILASAILLMAVNSVGNVFGRYLFNQSIYFSEELNQFLIIFVTFVGCSYAARQNRHISMSAFIEHLTGKPAAASLLLINLLTAALMLWLTWAAIGYVESAARVGRSSSALQMPLHYVYLVIPLGLGMTGLQFLRHAFTQLLVLLGRREAPPRHVDAPLPPQP
- a CDS encoding TRAP transporter large permease, with protein sequence MTTALLLIMLVLLLAGFPMMTTLLAAAAAGFMFFFTMGPEFIVQQMIAGIRPAALVAVPMFILAADIITRGATANRLLDVAMAFVGHVRGGMAVTTALSCALFGALSGSTQATVVGVGSIMRPKMLQQGYKDSFAMSLIINASDIALLIPPSIGMIIYGVVSGTSVAELFIAGIGPGLLLMTLLAGYCYVYARITGIPKAEKFSWMERLVTCRRAILPLLLPVMTIGGIYTGVFSPTEAAAVSVLYALVLEMLIYRRVKFSELSSIALSTGLITAVVFILVAAGSAFSWVISFAQIPQQILSGIGIMSASPTELLIIISIAFFIGCMFVDPIVVMLILVPIFAPAVRLSGLDPVLVGTIITLQAAIGSATPPFGCDIFTAIAVFRRPYVDVVRGSLPFFLILLLMSVLLIMFPPITLFLRDLAFR
- a CDS encoding peptidoglycan DD-metalloendopeptidase family protein, giving the protein MLGRLILLCSLLSAAGQVAALTIYKYTDANGVVTYSDQAAPGAQVFVFRDRMVERLDNQVKLETRKHAAGETLQVRNDLYAPVQIELKLVDVDNAVGAPDQPITWVLPPRSKIRLATLAPRDAEQPLRYTPKLRYALGDPRLVPTEQRYPLPWRGGPFRLSQGANGKYSHFTPKGRYALDIAMPEGTPIVAARSGVVVKTENQQSGRGNNPSGNYVRILHDDGTMGVYLHLMKGSVRVQEGLRVKAGQQIARSGNTGNSTGPHLHFVVQRNVGLALESIPFSFTQPVDSLPNFAVGGE
- a CDS encoding response regulator, with the protein product MSRVNVLVVDDATFIRDLVKKGLRDHFPGVQIHEAINGRKAQQLLGRVAIDLILCDWEMPEMSGLELLSWCREEEVLKGIPFIMVTSRGDKENVVQAIQAGVSDFIGKPFSNEQLVTKVRKALSRTGKLQALQSQGPKALATGFANDSLAALTGGKAEVIKSDDGDPAKPAAGVQPLAPKPAARAITAGRGQGQLRLPGGTTACVIKALSLKEALLVVKRGESLPQVLESAVLDLEQGEGGEVARLNGYLHAVAAFEPKPDSEWLQLTLRFVDRDPQKLDYLSRLIARGTAQKHFSPGA